A window of Kribbella sp. NBC_00382 genomic DNA:
CGCTGGACTTCTCCGAGCTCGCGTTGCGGGTCGAGGACGAGATCGGTGACGAGCTGAACTTCGACGCGCCCGGGCTGCGCCAGATCGCCAAGGTCGGCGACGTGCTGGACTTCATCGAGCAGCTCCAGTCGGCGTGACCACGCGGCGCCGGTCCACTGCCCTGATCGGGGACGACAACACCGTCGTCGCCGGTGGCAAGACCGTGACGTGGCGGACCCTGCACAAACTGCCGCAGCTGCCGTCGCCGGCCGCGGTCCTGGTCGATAACGGCGCCGACGCGCTGGCCGCAGTACGGCATCACGCCGTGCACGGCACTGAGCTGCTGGTCGCCACCACCTCGCGGGTCGACCTGAGCATGCGCGAGGAGCTCGCCGACTCGGGCTTCGCGATCGTCATCGCCAAGGGCGACGAACACTCCGTCGAGCCCGCGAAACTCAAGCGGGTGGAGGAATCCGGCCGCGCCTGGCTGCTCACCTCCGGTTCGACCGGCCGCCCGACCCGGATCGGCCACACGCTCGAATCGCTGACCACCGTCACCCGCCAGCAGCAGCCGCGGACCTGGCTGCTTCCGTACTCGCCGGGCACCTACGCCTGGTGGCAGGTGGTAACGATCTCTTTGACCCAGGCGGATCAGGGTCTGGTGGTGATCGAGCCGTCCGAGCTCGAGATCTGGCCGTCGATCGCCGCCGAGCACGGCGTCACCGCAGCCTCCGGTACGCCGACCTTCTGGCGGCAGACCATCTACCGGGACACCGACGGCCTGGCCAAGGTGCCGCTCGAGCAGATCACCCTCGGCGGCGAGCCGGTCGACCAGACGATCCTCGACCGGCTGCACGAGCTCTTCCCGAAGGCCCGCATCTCCTGGATCTACGCCTCCTCCGAGGTCGGCGCCTCCATCGTCGTCCACGACGGACAGGCCGGTTTCCCCAAGGCCTGGCTGGATCGCGAGCCCAATGACGAGCGCCCGACGCTGTCCGTCGTCGGTGACGAGCTCGTCGTCGCCTCTCCGCACCACGGCGCTGGGATGGACGGCGCGGTCCACACCGGCGACCGGGTCGAGTTCGTCGGCGACCGGGTGATGATCACCGGCCGGCTCGACACCGACGAGATCAACGTCGGCGGTTCGAAGGTTTCGGCGGGCGTGGTCCGCAGCGTGTTGCTGGCTCATCCGGGTGTCGCGTGGGCGCGGGTCTTCGCCCGTAAGGCGCCGCTCGTCGGCAGGATGGTTGCCGCCGAGGTGGTGGCCAATCCCGCTCTCGGGCCGATCACGGCCGACGATCTGGTCCAGTGGTGTTCGCACCGGCTGCCGGACTACGGCGTACCGCGGCGGATCAAGTTGCTCGCGGAGATCCCGCAGAAGGAGACGTTGAAGAGCGATGTCTGACCCGACCGCAGTACCGCCGTCCTCGGTGGTGCTCGTCTCCGGTGGTTCGCGCGGGCTCGGCCTGGCGATCGTCACCGAGCTGCTGGCGTCCGGCGTGAAGGTCGCCGCGTTCGCCCGGACCGTGACCGCCGAGCTGACGGCGCTGGCGACGAAGTACCCGGAGGAACTGCACGTCGGGTCGGTGGACGTGAACGATGCCAAGGCGACGCAGGCCTTCGTCAAAGAGGTCGAGGAGAAGCTCGGCCCGATCGACGGCCTGGTGAACAACGCCGCCATCGGCCAGGACTCATTGCATGTGCACACCTCGGCCGAGCAGCTCGCGGGCATCATCCAGACCAACCTGACCTCGCCCCTCGTGCTCACCCGGTACTTCCTCCGCCGGCTCCTCGCCAAGGGGCTCAAGGGCCGGATCGTCAACGTGACCTCGATCTGCGCACAGCGCGGCTATCCGGGCCTGGTCGCGTACTCCGCGACGAAGGGCGGCCTGGACGCGGCGACTCGCTCGATGGCTCGCGAGCTGGGCGGACGCGTACTGGTCAACTCCGTCGCGCCGGGCTTCTTCGCCTCGGAGATGTCCGCGGTGCTCGGTCAGACCCAGCTCGACCAGATCGTCCGGCGGACCCCCACCGGCCACCTGACCGAGCCGGAGGAGGTCGTACCGGTCGTCCGGATGCTCCTGCTCGACCAGACCAACATCAACGGCCAGGTCCTGGTCATCGACGGAGCAGCCTCCATCTAGCGGGGCGCCTGGTCGGTCGGTCAGCCGCGATAGGAGCCGATGCGGCTGGCTTCCTCGCGGACGAGGTCGCCGTCGAGCCGCTCGGTCAGGGCGTGCTGGAAGTCCTGGAAGGCGGCCAGGTCAGTGAGGCCCTCGCCGTCGACCACGTGGACGAAGGTGACGCCGTCGGCCAGCCGGAAGCTGGCGTAGGTGAGGCCGGCCGATGCGGCGGTCGCCAGTTCGGCGAAGACCTTCTCGATCAGCCGCTGGTTCTCGTCGGCCGCTTCCGGCTTGGTCTGGTAGCGGAACACTGCTGTAGCCATGGTTGCTCTCCTTCAGAGGTTGTCACTGGTTCAGACAGGTCAGGAGGCCCGAACTCATCGCAGCGATGAGTTCGGGCCTTCAGCGCTGTCAGTACCTGTGACAGCGAATTCCTGGAGGGCACGTGAACAGCAAGATCGGTACGACCGGCGAGCAGCGCTGGGTCCTGGGGCTGACCGCGATCGGCTCGGTGGTGGTGGCGCTCGACGTCCTCGTGGTGGCGGCCGCGCTGACCACCATCCGGCAGGACCTCGGCGCGACCGTCGAGCAGCTCGAATGGACGGTCAACGCCTACAGCCTGAGCTTCGCGATGCTGCTGATGACGGCGGCGGCGATCGGCGACCGCTGGGGACGACGTCGTACGTACGCGGCCGGCCTGGCCCTCTTCACCGTCGCCTCGATCGCCTGCGCGCTCGCCCCCTCGGTGCCGCTGCTGATCGCGGCCCGTACGGTCCAAGGCGTCGGCGCGGCCGTCGTGATGCCGCTGTCGATGAGTCTGCTCGGCGCCGCGTTCCCACCCGAACGCCGCGGCTGGGCGATCGGCATCTTCAGCGGGCTGACCGGCCTAGCCGTCCTGGGCGGCCCGATGATCGGCGGCGCGGTCACCGAAGGCCTTGCCTGGCAGTGGATCTTCTGGATCAACGTGCCGATCGGCGCCATCGCCATCCCCTTGGTGCTCGCGCGCATTCCTGAGAGCAGAGGCGCCGTCCGCCGCCTGGATCCCCGCGGCGCGGCCCTGATCACGCTCGCCGTCCTCGGCATCGTCTGGGGCGTGGTCCGCGGCGCGGTCGCGGGCTGGTCGAGTCCAGAGGTCCTCGGGTCCTTCGTTGCCGGAGCC
This region includes:
- a CDS encoding acyl carrier protein; protein product: MAELTREQIRDLMGAVLTAQGKTLPADDSADLREIGFRSLDFSELALRVEDEIGDELNFDAPGLRQIAKVGDVLDFIEQLQSA
- a CDS encoding AMP-binding protein encodes the protein MTTRRRSTALIGDDNTVVAGGKTVTWRTLHKLPQLPSPAAVLVDNGADALAAVRHHAVHGTELLVATTSRVDLSMREELADSGFAIVIAKGDEHSVEPAKLKRVEESGRAWLLTSGSTGRPTRIGHTLESLTTVTRQQQPRTWLLPYSPGTYAWWQVVTISLTQADQGLVVIEPSELEIWPSIAAEHGVTAASGTPTFWRQTIYRDTDGLAKVPLEQITLGGEPVDQTILDRLHELFPKARISWIYASSEVGASIVVHDGQAGFPKAWLDREPNDERPTLSVVGDELVVASPHHGAGMDGAVHTGDRVEFVGDRVMITGRLDTDEINVGGSKVSAGVVRSVLLAHPGVAWARVFARKAPLVGRMVAAEVVANPALGPITADDLVQWCSHRLPDYGVPRRIKLLAEIPQKETLKSDV
- a CDS encoding SDR family NAD(P)-dependent oxidoreductase encodes the protein MSDPTAVPPSSVVLVSGGSRGLGLAIVTELLASGVKVAAFARTVTAELTALATKYPEELHVGSVDVNDAKATQAFVKEVEEKLGPIDGLVNNAAIGQDSLHVHTSAEQLAGIIQTNLTSPLVLTRYFLRRLLAKGLKGRIVNVTSICAQRGYPGLVAYSATKGGLDAATRSMARELGGRVLVNSVAPGFFASEMSAVLGQTQLDQIVRRTPTGHLTEPEEVVPVVRMLLLDQTNINGQVLVIDGAASI
- a CDS encoding MFS transporter, whose translation is MNSKIGTTGEQRWVLGLTAIGSVVVALDVLVVAAALTTIRQDLGATVEQLEWTVNAYSLSFAMLLMTAAAIGDRWGRRRTYAAGLALFTVASIACALAPSVPLLIAARTVQGVGAAVVMPLSMSLLGAAFPPERRGWAIGIFSGLTGLAVLGGPMIGGAVTEGLAWQWIFWINVPIGAIAIPLVLARIPESRGAVRRLDPRGAALITLAVLGIVWGVVRGAVAGWSSPEVLGSFVAGALLLLGFLAWENRAPQPMLPLSYFRSRAFSAGNAAGFFLTAALFGAVFFLAQFMQATFSSGPLKAGLQLLPWTATLFLVAPIAGRLVDRIGERPLVVTGLTLQAVGMFWISQASKGPVQYSDLVPALIVAGCGVSLAMPATQSASIGSLPQEAVGMASGIYAMMRQLGGVVGVAVLAAVFAAAGGYESFETGFARALAVCGVLSLIGAVAGLGIAVRTSAVVRLEPAEELG